Proteins encoded by one window of Mariniplasma anaerobium:
- the glgP gene encoding glycogen/starch/alpha-glucan family phosphorylase codes for MNTIFEHKDTFKKEYVKKLSDLFQVELKDSTVYQRYSVLAHLLDESLKENFEKTNAYVKENNLKKTIYFSMEFLMGRLITNNLQNSGYYDVVKEAFKDLDLDLNEVEHAEEDAGLGNGGLGRLAACFLDSSASLGLPLYGNSLRYREGFFVQEIKNHKQVEHPDPWLKKEFIWEEKDEANAINIPLFGYVEHTQLINPVWIKAIPYNVKIVGDKNGVVTSLRLWATDASDLQKHVGEDYLRMVHGVDRQLYPDDSNEEGKTLRLLQSYVFSAAGVKQAIKEHKDLGRDPKDFHKFYTFQINDTHPTLVIPEMMRILMDEEKIGYDQAWSITTQTCAFTNHTILSEALEKWDIRIFRNLLPRIYEIVQEMNRRFRSILVTDGRFNKEQVYLMGLIGQNHVRMAHICIYGSFSVNGVAALHTDILKNEEMKDFFTLYPDKFNNKTNGITHRRWLIHTNKELTKILDDTIGSFWRDDLTKLELLDAYKNDSKTQNLIDQMKKTKKQALADQIFEKQGVKLDVNSIFDIQVKRLHEYKRQLMNILHIIYVYQKLKSDPVFKENYYPHSFIFGAKAAPSYYMAKQVIELIDTFADIVNNDESTNYLLKVVFVRNYNVTYAEYIMPAADLSEQISTATKEASGTGNMKFMMNGALTIGTMDGANVEIVREAGMDNNIIFGLSAPEVSEIYANNGYKPREIYEKDQRLKDVFHFVRSMHKNPAHFDYILNNLLNSDYFFVLKDFDSYVTAHEIANEYYKDRNGWLHKSIMNIAHSGFFTSDRTITNYNNDIWHLNKIDLKK; via the coding sequence ATGAATACAATATTTGAACATAAAGATACCTTTAAAAAGGAATATGTAAAAAAATTATCAGACCTTTTTCAAGTTGAATTAAAAGACTCTACAGTCTATCAAAGATATAGCGTTTTAGCACATTTACTTGACGAATCATTAAAAGAAAATTTCGAGAAAACAAATGCATATGTAAAAGAAAATAATCTTAAGAAAACTATTTATTTTTCTATGGAATTTTTAATGGGACGCCTCATAACAAATAATCTACAAAACAGTGGTTATTATGATGTTGTTAAAGAAGCTTTTAAAGATCTAGATCTTGATTTAAATGAAGTTGAACATGCTGAAGAAGATGCAGGATTAGGTAATGGTGGACTTGGAAGACTTGCTGCGTGTTTCTTAGATTCATCAGCATCATTAGGATTACCTTTATACGGAAATAGTCTTCGTTACAGAGAAGGATTCTTTGTACAAGAAATAAAAAATCATAAGCAAGTTGAACATCCAGATCCTTGGTTAAAGAAAGAATTTATTTGGGAAGAAAAAGATGAAGCAAACGCAATTAATATTCCATTATTTGGATATGTTGAACATACTCAACTTATTAATCCAGTATGGATAAAAGCAATCCCATATAATGTTAAAATTGTTGGCGATAAAAATGGTGTTGTTACATCTCTACGCTTATGGGCAACAGATGCATCAGATTTACAAAAACATGTCGGCGAAGATTATCTTCGTATGGTTCACGGTGTTGATAGACAACTATATCCAGATGATTCAAATGAAGAAGGCAAAACATTAAGATTACTTCAATCTTATGTGTTTAGTGCTGCTGGTGTTAAACAAGCAATTAAAGAACATAAAGATTTAGGTAGAGATCCTAAAGATTTCCATAAATTTTATACATTCCAAATTAATGATACCCACCCAACGCTAGTCATTCCAGAAATGATGCGTATCTTAATGGATGAAGAAAAAATCGGATATGACCAAGCTTGGAGTATTACGACACAAACTTGTGCATTTACAAATCATACAATCTTATCTGAAGCTTTAGAAAAATGGGATATAAGAATTTTTAGAAATTTATTACCTAGAATATATGAAATCGTGCAAGAAATGAATCGAAGATTTAGAAGTATCTTGGTAACTGATGGAAGATTTAATAAAGAACAAGTTTATTTAATGGGGTTAATCGGACAAAATCATGTCCGTATGGCTCATATTTGTATTTATGGTTCATTTAGTGTAAATGGTGTAGCAGCATTACACACAGACATATTAAAAAATGAAGAAATGAAAGACTTCTTCACTTTATATCCAGATAAGTTCAATAATAAGACTAATGGTATCACACATCGTCGTTGGCTTATTCATACAAATAAAGAATTAACTAAAATCTTAGATGATACAATTGGTAGTTTTTGGAGAGATGATCTAACAAAATTAGAGTTACTTGATGCATATAAGAATGATTCAAAAACGCAAAATTTAATTGATCAAATGAAAAAAACAAAGAAACAAGCTTTAGCAGATCAAATTTTTGAAAAACAAGGTGTTAAATTAGATGTTAATTCGATTTTTGATATTCAAGTAAAACGTCTTCATGAATATAAACGTCAACTAATGAATATACTTCATATCATTTATGTATATCAAAAATTAAAATCTGATCCAGTATTTAAAGAAAACTATTATCCGCATTCATTTATATTTGGTGCTAAAGCTGCGCCAAGTTATTATATGGCAAAACAAGTTATTGAATTAATCGATACATTTGCTGATATTGTGAATAATGATGAATCCACTAATTATTTATTAAAAGTAGTATTTGTTAGAAACTATAATGTCACATATGCTGAATATATTATGCCAGCAGCTGATTTATCAGAACAAATTTCAACAGCTACTAAAGAAGCAAGTGGAACAGGTAATATGAAATTTATGATGAACGGTGCATTAACTATTGGAACAATGGATGGTGCAAATGTGGAAATCGTAAGAGAAGCTGGTATGGATAATAATATAATCTTTGGTTTATCTGCACCTGAAGTTTCTGAAATATATGCTAACAACGGATACAAACCAAGAGAGATTTATGAAAAAGATCAAAGATTAAAAGATGTCTTTCATTTTGTTAGATCAATGCATAAAAATCCAGCACATTTTGATTACATCTTAAATAATTTATTAAATAGTGATTATTTCTTTGTCTTAAAAGATTTTGATAGTTATGTAACAGCACATGAGATTGCAAATGAATATTATAAAGATAGAAATGGATGGTTACATAAATCAATAATGAATATTGCACATTCAGGATTCTTTACATCTGATCGCACTATTACAAATTATAATAATGACATTTGGCATTTAAATAAAATAGATTTAAAAAAATAG
- a CDS encoding pullulanase-associated domain-containing protein, giving the protein MKKVLLAFFLVLSVTALFGVKAFAAGTGNLVVHFQAWDGDYTDLGSWAWGDTAAGKRMDGTDDFGAYWNYNDLAVGTEVGFIAVYWEGDGPNWDKKLTGDMNIPSDTIIEDETVHVYIFQGAATVKEEGVITDSQVFVASNEHYNLLLTYFDPSGSYEETLGVHAWNGWVDVPAEWGTPAQVFSTAGKTSDDKVVKAAMLHSTASDAGLLIYAGEDANKKTGDVNLSAALSETPALGDVGVAYVLSKGDGYTAGDNIYYNEPTTFSEEAFTFKLTEYNAETSSGTYAVDPTTIIVKTSALVSSPLTAEGAIEYLAMQEIEAWFEVRANLGEGEYGSALRIERVDFATTNETLNSFVIILQTALVNDAEYTLFFDNGEVQADIDLAMDTEAPELVFVSPAGIVDTPEAQRIIEVPWGTPFNQNLFPRFRAVDNRDGDLTSFVFVPKGENSVLDTRTEGDYVIVLRVVDKWGNVTDEAFTFRVVKGE; this is encoded by the coding sequence ATGAAAAAAGTATTATTAGCCTTTTTCTTAGTATTATCAGTAACTGCACTTTTCGGAGTTAAAGCATTTGCTGCTGGTACAGGGAATTTGGTTGTTCACTTCCAAGCTTGGGATGGAGATTATACAGATCTTGGTTCATGGGCATGGGGAGATACAGCTGCTGGCAAACGTATGGATGGCACTGATGATTTTGGTGCATACTGGAATTACAATGATTTAGCTGTAGGAACTGAAGTTGGTTTCATAGCTGTTTATTGGGAAGGCGATGGCCCAAATTGGGATAAAAAATTAACTGGAGATATGAATATTCCATCTGATACAATCATTGAAGATGAAACAGTACATGTTTATATATTCCAAGGCGCTGCTACAGTTAAAGAAGAAGGAGTTATAACTGACTCTCAAGTATTTGTCGCATCTAACGAACATTATAACCTTTTACTTACATATTTTGATCCATCAGGAAGTTATGAAGAAACACTTGGTGTTCATGCTTGGAATGGTTGGGTAGATGTTCCTGCTGAATGGGGTACTCCAGCTCAAGTTTTCTCAACTGCTGGTAAAACTTCAGATGATAAAGTTGTAAAAGCTGCAATGCTTCATTCAACTGCTTCAGATGCTGGTTTATTAATTTATGCTGGCGAAGATGCTAACAAAAAGACTGGTGATGTTAATTTAAGTGCTGCATTATCAGAAACTCCTGCATTAGGTGATGTTGGTGTTGCTTATGTATTAAGTAAAGGTGATGGATATACTGCTGGTGACAACATATATTATAATGAACCTACTACATTCTCTGAAGAAGCATTCACATTTAAGTTGACTGAATACAATGCAGAAACTTCAAGTGGAACATATGCTGTCGATCCAACAACAATTATTGTTAAGACATCAGCTTTAGTTAGTTCTCCACTTACTGCTGAAGGCGCTATTGAATACTTAGCTATGCAAGAAATCGAAGCTTGGTTTGAAGTTAGAGCTAATTTAGGTGAAGGTGAATATGGTTCTGCTTTAAGAATTGAACGTGTTGACTTTGCAACTACTAATGAAACATTAAATTCATTTGTAATTATTTTACAAACTGCATTAGTAAATGATGCAGAATATACATTATTCTTTGATAATGGTGAAGTTCAAGCTGATATTGATTTAGCTATGGATACTGAAGCTCCAGAATTAGTATTTGTTTCTCCAGCTGGTATCGTTGATACTCCTGAAGCACAAAGAATTATCGAAGTTCCTTGGGGAACACCATTTAATCAAAATTTATTCCCTAGATTTAGAGCTGTAGATAATCGTGATGGAGATTTAACTTCATTCGTATTTGTACCTAAAGGTGAAAATTCAGTCTTAGATACTAGAACTGAAGGCGATTATGTAATCGTATTGCGTGTTGTTGATAAATGGGGTAATGTTACTGATGAAGCATTCACATTTAGAGTCGTTAAAGGCGAGTAA
- a CDS encoding sugar ABC transporter permease, translating into MDLIYFIIGYVLLVALAVQWGTAYDHAVKKGYEGRKYLLMSLIPVYGYLYVSKLPTKLHVTEEELKHLLSFTILSKRILLYMLLVLVGLIIVIPVFILIYLSLQNHLLQTLFTVYIVILLFFIHQGTVVDYARKKGHEGVKVGLIGLIPVYGFYYYIKKEKKRNVSKQGLKEVFSFSNFVQRILIYGEITLVAIIVIVPVVYIFGMAFANLRTDIPSAIWPENPSFGAFRFLFEETNFTRWYWNTLKIALINMFVGTILITGAAYVFARFTFKGKKAGLLAILVLQAFPSFMGLIAMYVLFWKFGLLGKPTALSILYIGGSIPGNLWLIKGFLSQIPKDLDESAMIDGANKLQIFIRIILPLAVPILTFVAVSMFMGPWMDYMLPGYLLRFKPVGAAADYDITTQWTLAVGLFKFINDLNYQNYSAFAAGAIFVGIPITALYMAFQKYLIEGIMAGATKG; encoded by the coding sequence ATGGATCTAATATACTTTATAATCGGATATGTATTATTGGTCGCTCTTGCAGTCCAATGGGGAACAGCTTATGATCATGCAGTAAAAAAAGGATATGAAGGCAGAAAATATCTTTTAATGAGTTTGATTCCAGTTTATGGTTACTTATACGTCTCAAAATTACCTACTAAATTACATGTAACAGAGGAAGAATTAAAGCATTTATTGAGTTTTACGATTTTAAGTAAAAGAATTCTTTTATATATGCTTTTAGTTCTTGTTGGGTTAATTATTGTTATTCCAGTTTTTATATTAATCTACTTGTCACTTCAAAATCATTTATTACAAACATTGTTTACAGTTTATATTGTTATACTATTATTCTTTATTCATCAGGGAACAGTTGTAGATTATGCTCGTAAAAAAGGACATGAAGGTGTTAAGGTTGGACTTATTGGATTAATACCAGTTTATGGATTTTATTATTACATCAAAAAAGAGAAAAAAAGAAATGTTTCTAAACAAGGACTAAAAGAAGTATTTAGTTTTTCTAACTTTGTTCAAAGAATTTTAATTTATGGAGAAATAACTTTAGTAGCAATTATTGTTATTGTTCCAGTTGTTTATATCTTTGGTATGGCATTTGCAAATCTTAGAACAGATATTCCAAGTGCAATATGGCCAGAAAATCCATCATTTGGAGCATTTAGATTCTTATTTGAAGAAACCAACTTCACAAGATGGTATTGGAATACGTTAAAGATTGCACTTATTAATATGTTTGTTGGTACTATTTTAATTACAGGTGCAGCATACGTATTTGCTAGATTTACTTTTAAAGGTAAAAAAGCAGGCTTATTAGCTATTTTAGTACTCCAAGCTTTCCCATCATTTATGGGACTTATTGCGATGTATGTATTATTTTGGAAATTTGGCTTGTTAGGTAAACCTACAGCCTTATCTATATTGTATATCGGAGGTAGTATTCCAGGTAACTTGTGGTTAATTAAAGGTTTCTTATCGCAAATACCAAAGGATCTCGATGAATCAGCAATGATAGATGGAGCTAATAAACTTCAGATATTTATTAGGATTATTTTACCGCTCGCAGTTCCAATTTTAACATTTGTTGCAGTATCAATGTTTATGGGTCCTTGGATGGATTATATGCTTCCAGGGTACTTGTTGAGATTTAAACCCGTTGGTGCAGCTGCTGATTATGATATCACAACGCAATGGACACTTGCAGTTGGATTGTTTAAGTTTATTAATGATTTAAACTATCAAAACTATAGTGCGTTTGCTGCCGGTGCAATATTTGTAGGTATACCAATTACTGCTTTATACATGGCCTTCCAAAAATATTTAATTGAAGGTATTATGGCAGGTGCGACAAAAGGATAA
- a CDS encoding carbohydrate ABC transporter permease, whose amino-acid sequence MKIYSILKAIASGLIWGLGQLLNGQFFKFLFFFVVFVLFVGIEFQTSHYQDDINAYDKIVGKDFGDDWYVNGFLAEYNYNKLVDGTEYEDFEVFIDEIGGQSNLTEDLFIQFFAQDLKKNNPIRYTNLVTNEDILVDDFNQGYDEENIVHLLRKQTLYKDDLGIYYKERNVVQEDGSNKKEFIETTILTDELNESNILSSNEGLTLFVKSGEIYTANSKIYVKVMDDGLTKYIDLQSNELISLTSPTAVRVEGPIYELDGNIYEYYEPNLIYNSKRIQYKETDFSITFRQAMSYTYSYAWNEYNGIDYTKLMIKVYHELNPEVRDSFLESYNNFFYDQGGLFVRGYWAVFTLGTAKKISISGHMGLMDAMIGTRDSDFSLLSTVMISDPVPIQGHVSTLLLLEGLIGVILSFFFFIIMIWNIRDAYVTSEKKRQKQKVLKGLDYFKNVYEDSFEYIVLSPAIFVLGFISIMPIAFGFVIAFTNISGNESMLDTFDWVGLTNFFALFNFTTGLGASFGLAFWRVLSWTIVWAVLSTGTVFFGGFIQALILNSEKVVFRKLWRTILILPWAIPALLSQMVFSVMFNEVGFVNTFMQEIGIYEILRNLKMLGVSYDSLTGFSRLLYLGESNIQWFSNPFNPTFVRATLIVVNIWLGFPYFMALMTGVMTAIDKTLYEAADIDGASSMQKISKITMPLVLYSTAPILIMTFSGNFNNFGVIYFITGGGPNAGIASRGFAGDTDILISWMYTLTVDYSIFNMASVFSVLIFLFVGSLTAWNLSRTRAFMED is encoded by the coding sequence ATGAAAATTTATAGCATTTTAAAAGCAATTGCATCTGGCTTAATTTGGGGGCTAGGACAATTACTGAACGGACAATTTTTCAAGTTTCTATTCTTTTTTGTCGTTTTTGTTTTATTCGTTGGTATTGAATTTCAAACAAGTCATTATCAAGATGATATCAACGCTTATGATAAAATTGTCGGTAAAGATTTTGGTGATGATTGGTATGTAAATGGCTTTTTAGCTGAATACAATTACAATAAACTTGTTGATGGCACTGAATATGAAGACTTTGAAGTATTTATTGATGAAATAGGTGGACAAAGTAATCTAACAGAGGATTTATTTATTCAATTTTTTGCACAAGATCTAAAAAAGAATAATCCGATACGATATACGAACTTAGTGACAAATGAAGACATTTTAGTAGATGATTTTAATCAAGGTTATGATGAAGAAAACATCGTGCATTTACTTAGAAAACAAACTCTTTATAAAGATGATTTAGGTATTTATTATAAAGAAAGAAATGTCGTTCAAGAAGACGGAAGCAACAAAAAAGAATTTATAGAAACAACAATACTTACAGATGAATTAAATGAAAGCAATATATTGTCTTCAAATGAAGGATTAACATTATTTGTTAAATCAGGTGAAATATATACTGCTAACTCAAAAATTTATGTAAAAGTTATGGATGATGGGTTAACTAAATATATAGATCTACAAAGTAATGAATTAATTTCATTAACGTCTCCTACTGCTGTAAGAGTAGAAGGACCAATTTATGAATTAGATGGAAATATATATGAATATTATGAACCAAATTTAATATATAACTCAAAGCGTATTCAATATAAAGAAACAGATTTTTCAATTACATTTAGACAAGCAATGAGCTATACATACTCATATGCTTGGAATGAATATAATGGTATAGATTATACTAAATTAATGATTAAAGTTTATCATGAATTAAATCCAGAAGTTAGAGATAGTTTCTTGGAGTCATATAATAATTTTTTCTACGATCAAGGTGGCCTATTTGTTAGAGGGTATTGGGCTGTATTTACATTAGGTACAGCTAAGAAGATTAGTATTAGTGGACATATGGGTTTAATGGATGCTATGATTGGCACCAGGGATTCAGATTTCTCTCTACTATCAACTGTTATGATATCTGATCCTGTTCCTATTCAAGGACATGTTTCTACATTGTTATTATTAGAAGGTCTAATTGGAGTTATTTTATCATTCTTTTTCTTTATCATTATGATTTGGAATATAAGAGATGCATACGTGACTTCTGAAAAGAAACGACAGAAACAAAAAGTTTTAAAAGGACTAGATTATTTCAAGAATGTTTATGAAGATAGTTTTGAATATATAGTCTTATCTCCAGCAATATTTGTACTTGGATTTATATCTATTATGCCAATAGCATTTGGCTTTGTAATAGCATTTACCAATATTTCTGGTAATGAATCAATGCTAGATACATTTGATTGGGTTGGACTTACAAACTTCTTTGCACTCTTTAATTTTACAACTGGCCTTGGTGCTTCGTTTGGACTTGCATTTTGGAGGGTATTATCCTGGACGATTGTTTGGGCAGTGTTATCAACTGGTACAGTATTCTTCGGTGGATTTATCCAAGCATTGATACTTAATAGTGAAAAAGTTGTCTTTAGAAAATTGTGGCGTACTATACTCATTCTCCCATGGGCAATCCCAGCTTTATTATCACAAATGGTTTTTTCAGTTATGTTTAATGAAGTCGGTTTTGTCAATACATTTATGCAAGAGATTGGTATTTATGAAATATTAAGAAATTTAAAAATGCTTGGTGTAAGCTATGATAGTCTAACAGGATTTTCTAGGTTGCTATATTTAGGTGAATCTAATATACAATGGTTTAGTAATCCATTTAATCCAACATTTGTAAGAGCAACACTAATTGTTGTTAATATATGGTTAGGATTCCCATATTTTATGGCACTTATGACAGGCGTTATGACAGCAATCGATAAGACATTATATGAAGCTGCTGATATTGATGGTGCATCGAGTATGCAAAAAATATCAAAAATCACAATGCCTTTAGTACTTTATTCAACCGCACCAATATTAATTATGACTTTCTCAGGTAATTTTAATAACTTCGGGGTCATCTATTTCATTACCGGAGGTGGACCGAACGCTGGCATTGCTAGTCGAGGTTTTGCCGGGGATACGGATATTTTAATCTCATGGATGTATACCTTAACTGTTGATTACTCAATATTTAATATGGCATCAGTGTTCTCAGTACTTATATTCTTGTTTGTTGGTTCCCTAACTGCATGGAACTTATCAAGAACAAGAGCTTTCATGGAGGATTAA
- a CDS encoding alpha-amylase family glycosyl hydrolase → MAKQTKVDMRGLTIYQVFPRQHSEKQNFEGVIDDLDRIANMGVDIIYLLPFHPIGKVSRKGLKGSPYSIVDFYKIDKDLGTLEDLKRLVEKAHKKNMKVMMDIVFNHTSKDSVLTQEHPEWFYRKSDGSLANRVGDWSDITDLNYDLEEVQDYFVDVLVYWASIVDGFRCDVAPLLPIDFWIKARKEVEKNSPDIIWLTESVHPEFIKYIRDQGYDCSSDGQMYDAFDMCYEYDIFDFMDAYLLKDSKKLSRWLEEIYRQEMIYPKNYIKIRGFENHDQRRLRDKVRDHKHFMNMLTMMFFLKGTTFIYAGLEHEIDHLPNLFEDDVIVWNPKQSLETYIKKLTDMKKEPIFSHGVFNMHAHDQIAVFSYEYKEDMILGIFNLENLDDIEVPLTDGSYEDFLSMRKIEVNHGKIKLDEKPIIIKTHKGRRR, encoded by the coding sequence ATGGCTAAACAAACAAAGGTAGATATGCGTGGGTTAACAATTTATCAAGTGTTTCCTAGACAACACTCAGAAAAACAAAATTTTGAGGGTGTTATCGATGATTTAGATAGAATCGCAAATATGGGAGTAGATATTATATATTTACTTCCTTTTCATCCTATTGGAAAAGTATCTAGAAAAGGTCTCAAAGGAAGCCCGTATTCAATTGTTGATTTTTATAAAATTGATAAAGATCTAGGCACATTAGAAGATTTAAAGAGATTAGTTGAAAAAGCACATAAAAAAAACATGAAAGTTATGATGGATATTGTTTTCAATCACACATCAAAAGATTCTGTTTTGACTCAAGAGCATCCAGAATGGTTTTATAGAAAATCTGATGGAAGCCTAGCTAATCGAGTTGGTGATTGGAGCGATATCACTGATTTAAATTATGATTTAGAGGAAGTTCAAGATTATTTTGTTGATGTCTTGGTTTATTGGGCGTCTATTGTTGACGGCTTTAGATGTGATGTTGCGCCATTATTGCCTATCGATTTTTGGATAAAAGCAAGAAAAGAAGTAGAAAAAAATAGTCCAGATATTATTTGGTTAACCGAATCAGTTCATCCTGAATTTATTAAGTATATAAGAGATCAAGGATACGATTGTTCATCTGATGGACAAATGTATGATGCATTTGATATGTGCTATGAATATGATATTTTTGATTTCATGGATGCATATCTATTAAAAGACAGTAAAAAATTAAGCAGATGGCTAGAAGAAATATATCGGCAAGAAATGATTTATCCAAAAAATTATATTAAAATTAGAGGTTTTGAAAATCATGATCAAAGACGATTAAGAGACAAGGTAAGAGATCATAAGCATTTTATGAACATGTTAACCATGATGTTTTTCTTAAAAGGAACAACATTTATTTATGCAGGACTTGAACACGAAATTGATCATTTACCAAATCTTTTTGAAGATGATGTCATTGTTTGGAATCCTAAGCAATCATTAGAAACATATATAAAAAAACTAACTGATATGAAAAAAGAACCTATTTTTTCACATGGTGTATTTAATATGCATGCGCATGATCAAATCGCAGTATTTTCTTATGAATACAAAGAAGATATGATCTTAGGGATTTTTAATCTAGAAAATCTAGATGACATAGAAGTTCCGTTAACAGATGGAAGTTATGAAGATTTTCTTTCTATGCGAAAAATAGAAGTTAATCATGGTAAAATAAAACTAGATGAAAAACCTATTATTATAAAGACACATAAAGGACGTAGAAGATGA
- a CDS encoding extracellular solute-binding protein, with protein sequence MKKFLLILFVVLGSLTLAACNEDPTDPTDPTDPENNGELIDFADTFTQKSKIRVWIDDENGEYMQEVITEFNKIYPNIVVEHEHMGSVDARELLKTFGPSGNGADVFQFPHDHLAQAILEDLVYPLPDATRTLLEARSAELGLQIATLTYDEGANSFDPQSPNAVERLYAVPMSLESVGLYYNTDLVTTPAATFEELFAAADVWNAAQASDASGRTNAEAGLYYLGTSSHWADSYFNQAIYSAFGFYPFGTNLDDPNAVGFVNAVPALEWMRDELKPRTTGTGSHNSISASGNFELGKVPYIIAGPWNIEAYKTAGVNFAIAPMPTINVDGTDQATQTFAGAQMAAVYKYSNNREDAIKFVEFLASDVAMELMYQYKGKLPALKTELLTGIEGVSTDTYLLAMADQLATSVPMPTIPQVTYYWGPGETMVIEVWNNGVAPATAAATAEQSYRTRVGLAG encoded by the coding sequence ATGAAAAAATTTCTATTAATATTATTCGTTGTTCTTGGTAGCTTAACTCTTGCTGCATGTAATGAAGATCCTACGGATCCAACAGATCCAACAGATCCTGAAAATAATGGTGAATTAATTGACTTTGCAGATACATTTACTCAAAAATCAAAAATCCGTGTATGGATTGATGATGAAAATGGTGAATATATGCAAGAAGTTATTACAGAGTTTAATAAAATTTATCCAAATATCGTGGTTGAACATGAACATATGGGTTCAGTTGATGCACGTGAATTATTAAAAACTTTTGGTCCTTCAGGAAATGGTGCAGACGTATTCCAATTCCCACATGATCATTTAGCTCAAGCTATATTAGAAGATTTAGTATATCCACTTCCAGATGCAACACGTACTTTATTAGAAGCACGTTCTGCTGAACTAGGTCTACAAATTGCAACTTTAACTTATGATGAAGGCGCAAACTCATTTGACCCACAAAGTCCAAATGCAGTTGAAAGACTATATGCTGTACCAATGTCTCTAGAATCAGTTGGTTTATATTATAATACTGATTTAGTTACTACTCCAGCAGCTACATTTGAAGAATTATTTGCAGCAGCTGACGTTTGGAATGCAGCTCAAGCATCTGATGCTTCAGGTAGAACTAACGCAGAAGCAGGATTATATTACTTAGGTACATCTAGTCACTGGGCTGATAGCTATTTCAATCAAGCTATTTATTCAGCATTTGGATTCTATCCATTTGGCACTAATTTAGATGATCCAAATGCAGTTGGTTTTGTAAATGCAGTTCCTGCTCTTGAATGGATGAGAGACGAATTGAAACCACGTACAACTGGTACTGGTTCACATAACTCAATTTCTGCAAGTGGTAACTTTGAATTAGGTAAAGTTCCTTATATTATTGCTGGTCCATGGAATATTGAAGCTTATAAAACTGCTGGTGTAAATTTTGCAATCGCTCCAATGCCAACAATTAATGTTGATGGTACTGATCAAGCTACTCAAACTTTCGCTGGTGCACAAATGGCTGCAGTATATAAATATTCAAATAATAGAGAAGATGCAATTAAGTTTGTTGAATTCTTAGCATCAGATGTTGCTATGGAATTAATGTATCAATATAAAGGTAAATTACCAGCACTTAAAACTGAATTACTAACAGGTATTGAAGGTGTAAGTACTGATACATATCTATTAGCTATGGCTGATCAATTAGCAACTTCAGTACCAATGCCAACAATCCCTCAAGTAACTTATTACTGGGGACCAGGTGAAACAATGGTTATTGAAGTGTGGAACAATGGTGTAGCTCCTGCAACAGCAGCAGCAACAGCAGAACAATCTTATAGAACTCGTGTAGGTCTAGCAGGATAA